The Sphingobacterium bambusae genome includes a window with the following:
- a CDS encoding family 16 glycosylhydrolase — MMKNTIALSTIVCLLLLGFTSKAQQAKPIKVEIVKTAAGYSIKRKGKPYFIKGAGGTNYMDRLKQKGGNSIRTWSTDGAAQLLDEAQRLGQTVTLGIRMGTERHGFDYNDTKAVEEQLARVRQEIIQFKDHPALLAWGIGNELNLHYSNPKVWDAVNAVAQMIHEVDPNHLVTTMLAGINQKEIDLIKAKCPALDMLSVQVYGGLADVPAQIKTVGWEKPYIVTEWGPTGHWEGLQTPWKASIEESSSEKAKVYKSRYEASIAQDKQCLGSYVFLWGQKQERTPTWYGLFTEAGEENEVVDVMEYLWTGNYPKNRAPKLESFQLDGRKAQDMIYLSPNKPYALELLVHDPNHDKLTTRWELLHESTDLKEGGDSEGRPEAILSAVQADNFDRATLTTPQKEGAYRIFAYVSDGKNKVATANIPFYVGASTTQATKPWKEPYSFATTTSWADEFEKAGMPDTSKWSYDVGSPYNGWGNNELQYYTEADEKNVQVSDGLLKITAHKTVGKDQAYSSTRLHSKGKGDFLYGRFETRAKVPLGRGTWPAVWMLPSHWKYGGWPNSGEIDILEHVGYDQDVVHISTHSKAYHHSINTQKTASTKISAAADEFHLYRVDWTPTYIKGFVDDVEIFHVENEHTGFEAWPFDQHFHWLINLAIGGNWGGAKGIDDSALPATFEVDYVRVYPLLQVD, encoded by the coding sequence ATGATGAAAAACACAATCGCTTTATCAACGATAGTTTGCCTGTTGCTCCTGGGGTTTACCTCCAAGGCGCAGCAGGCGAAGCCTATAAAAGTCGAGATCGTGAAAACAGCGGCCGGTTACAGCATAAAGCGCAAAGGAAAGCCCTACTTTATCAAAGGAGCCGGCGGCACCAACTACATGGACCGTTTAAAGCAAAAGGGCGGAAATTCCATCCGCACATGGAGTACCGACGGTGCTGCACAACTGTTGGACGAGGCGCAACGACTGGGGCAAACGGTGACTTTAGGCATCCGCATGGGCACAGAGCGCCACGGCTTTGACTACAACGATACCAAGGCCGTTGAAGAGCAACTGGCACGTGTACGCCAAGAAATTATACAGTTCAAAGACCATCCCGCATTGCTAGCTTGGGGTATAGGCAACGAATTGAACCTACATTACAGCAATCCCAAAGTTTGGGATGCGGTGAATGCTGTTGCACAGATGATCCACGAAGTAGATCCAAACCATTTGGTGACCACCATGCTTGCCGGCATCAATCAAAAGGAAATTGATCTGATCAAAGCGAAATGCCCAGCGCTGGATATGCTCTCGGTGCAGGTATATGGCGGACTGGCAGACGTGCCGGCACAGATCAAAACGGTAGGTTGGGAAAAACCCTATATCGTAACCGAATGGGGTCCCACTGGCCATTGGGAGGGCTTACAGACCCCTTGGAAGGCGTCCATCGAAGAGAGCAGCAGCGAAAAGGCTAAGGTCTATAAAAGCAGGTATGAAGCTTCCATCGCGCAGGACAAACAATGTTTGGGTTCTTATGTGTTCTTATGGGGGCAAAAGCAAGAGCGTACCCCCACTTGGTATGGCCTTTTTACCGAAGCTGGCGAGGAAAATGAAGTGGTCGATGTTATGGAATATCTATGGACGGGCAACTATCCGAAAAACAGAGCGCCGAAGCTCGAAAGTTTTCAGTTGGATGGCAGAAAAGCACAGGACATGATTTACCTTTCTCCGAATAAACCTTACGCATTGGAGTTGCTTGTACATGACCCTAATCACGACAAGTTGACCACGCGCTGGGAGTTGTTGCACGAAAGTACGGACTTGAAAGAGGGTGGTGATAGCGAAGGCAGACCCGAAGCTATCTTAAGTGCTGTACAGGCGGATAATTTTGATAGGGCAACCCTCACAACACCACAAAAAGAAGGCGCATACCGCATCTTTGCTTATGTATCGGACGGCAAAAACAAAGTCGCCACCGCGAATATCCCGTTTTACGTAGGCGCATCTACAACGCAGGCGACCAAACCGTGGAAAGAGCCCTACAGCTTTGCAACGACCACATCTTGGGCGGATGAGTTTGAGAAAGCGGGCATGCCCGACACGAGTAAATGGTCTTATGACGTAGGCTCTCCATACAATGGCTGGGGAAACAACGAGCTGCAATATTATACCGAAGCGGATGAAAAGAACGTGCAGGTAAGCGATGGGTTGCTGAAAATCACCGCCCATAAAACAGTTGGAAAAGATCAAGCATACAGCTCTACGCGCCTGCATAGTAAGGGAAAAGGCGATTTCCTTTATGGACGCTTTGAAACGAGAGCTAAAGTTCCCCTTGGAAGGGGCACTTGGCCTGCTGTTTGGATGCTCCCCTCCCATTGGAAGTATGGCGGTTGGCCCAACTCGGGGGAAATCGATATCCTCGAACATGTCGGCTATGATCAGGACGTTGTCCATATATCGACACACAGTAAGGCCTATCATCATTCCATTAACACACAAAAGACAGCAAGCACGAAGATCTCCGCTGCAGCTGATGAATTCCATCTTTATCGCGTAGATTGGACACCTACTTATATTAAAGGATTTGTCGATGACGTGGAGATCTTTCATGTTGAAAACGAGCACACAGGTTTCGAAGCCTGGCCCTTTGATCAACACTTCCACTGGCTTATCAACCTCGCGATTGGTGGCAACTGGGGAGGTGCCAAAGGCATCGACGACAGTGCACTACCTGCCACCTTTGAAGTTGATTATGTACGCGTGTATCCTCTACTACAAGTAGACTGA
- a CDS encoding RagB/SusD family nutrient uptake outer membrane protein has product MKNFKYIIISSCLGFATLMSSCEKFLDKPLENQQRSEEINYSNLALMYSPVSGVYRAASDDNLVHWIDLSIRCMRDDDYLQAAPNANDNPELMAIKNFQRDVTIQSYWGLNQSWISYYSLAISANNALMELELFAANIPAANTEDAALNRQYQAEVRFLRAYAHLMASRLFGDVPILSDSGDIARLTTIGKSTAAEVRTFIIAEMDICIQDLEDARPNQSKHVGAVTKYSALLLKAKAAADLAGNDNASPYWDQVLDATNQIIASNKFSLYPDFYQLFKLPGKLSNESMFELQYSDFGLPVGDIVRPGVDWGTFFRWQGPAGDQRGSAISGAGWIPPSQNIVDFLTNRNDAVRLRTTILDCGIDGNPATFKETPSGDRVYGNTFGIKHFNGKAYLPANQMTEGRMEYGANNNVRILRYADALLLNAEAKVRKGQNGDEPFALVRQRVQMAPIQGVTLDQILDERRAEFACEWWGERFNDLVRTGRAQQVFGARFVPGQSESVPIPQTQIDANSNFR; this is encoded by the coding sequence ATGAAAAACTTCAAATATATCATAATCAGTAGCTGCCTAGGCTTCGCAACACTCATGAGCAGCTGCGAAAAATTCTTGGATAAACCCTTGGAAAATCAACAACGCTCCGAGGAGATCAACTACAGCAACCTCGCCTTAATGTATTCGCCAGTATCCGGCGTCTATCGCGCCGCTTCCGACGATAATCTTGTCCATTGGATAGACCTTTCCATCCGCTGCATGCGCGATGACGACTACTTGCAGGCCGCGCCAAACGCTAATGACAACCCTGAACTTATGGCCATCAAGAATTTCCAACGCGATGTAACTATACAGTCTTATTGGGGCCTAAACCAGTCGTGGATAAGCTACTATAGCTTGGCCATATCCGCAAACAATGCCTTAATGGAGTTGGAGCTTTTCGCGGCAAATATCCCAGCCGCAAATACCGAAGATGCGGCCTTGAACCGCCAATATCAGGCGGAAGTGCGCTTTCTGCGTGCCTACGCCCACCTGATGGCATCCCGCCTATTTGGCGATGTGCCCATCCTCTCCGACAGTGGCGATATCGCGCGCCTCACCACCATAGGCAAAAGTACCGCTGCCGAAGTGCGAACGTTTATCATTGCCGAAATGGACATCTGTATCCAAGATCTAGAAGATGCGCGACCCAATCAGTCCAAGCATGTTGGCGCCGTAACCAAATATTCGGCACTACTACTGAAGGCTAAAGCCGCTGCCGACCTGGCCGGTAACGACAATGCAAGCCCCTATTGGGATCAGGTATTGGACGCCACCAACCAGATTATCGCGAGCAACAAGTTTTCGCTATACCCCGATTTTTATCAGTTGTTCAAGCTTCCCGGAAAGCTTAGCAATGAATCCATGTTCGAGTTGCAGTATTCCGACTTCGGACTGCCTGTCGGCGATATCGTTCGTCCGGGCGTAGATTGGGGTACCTTCTTTCGCTGGCAAGGGCCTGCCGGCGACCAACGTGGCAGCGCCATATCCGGCGCCGGATGGATTCCTCCGTCGCAAAATATTGTCGATTTCTTGACCAATCGTAACGATGCCGTGCGCCTTCGAACCACTATCTTAGATTGCGGTATCGATGGTAATCCGGCCACCTTCAAGGAAACGCCAAGTGGAGACCGAGTTTACGGAAACACTTTCGGAATCAAACACTTTAATGGGAAAGCCTATCTTCCTGCCAACCAAATGACCGAAGGCCGAATGGAATATGGTGCCAACAACAATGTGCGTATCTTGCGCTATGCAGATGCGTTACTGTTGAATGCTGAAGCCAAGGTAAGAAAAGGACAAAATGGTGATGAGCCCTTTGCCCTCGTGCGTCAACGCGTACAGATGGCTCCCATACAAGGCGTTACACTGGATCAGATACTTGACGAACGTCGAGCAGAGTTTGCCTGTGAATGGTGGGGCGAGCGCTTTAACGACTTGGTGCGCACCGGACGTGCACAACAGGTGTTTGGAGCACGCTTCGTACCCGGACAGAGCGAGTCTGTTCCTATCCCACAAACACAAATCGATGCAAATAGCAACTTTAGATAG
- a CDS encoding SusC/RagA family TonB-linked outer membrane protein: protein MKNKAVLLTIVALLWNLFEWAQAQTKTLTGNISNEVGKAVIASITVKNLPQVGSSSDERGFFTLAVPSTADSLVVSAVGYTKKTVPIIGNTVNVQLSADGNLNLDEVVIIGYGSQRKNDLTAPVATVNVENLVKRTVSTPMDALQGSVTGVQVVSSGAPGAGATVRVRGVGSFNNESPLYVVDGMFMDNIDFLNPNDIADMSVLKDASGAAIYGVRAANGVIIVTTKKGSLNMRARVTYNGYTGFQTPTNVLKMANGTQFAAYARAKGEGYIVDNSIEKFGGQGDVPSTNTDWYGELLRSKALITNHNIDVQGGSDKITYTFGINYLDQDGIMDAENYHKKYNIRMQTEARVTDWLKIGFTAHMNNFNAFLPNNTAFRQAYFASPLYPSYDPSLELADPIKFGTSASLGIPTGFWFNNPLATAHYNHSQKKGFQILPSAYVEAQLWKDKLTFRSQLSQRHQSTHGINYTPVYYIDNDQRSDRSYLRSAQTRNNDYILDNLLTYRDEAGKHHWTVLLGQSVREERWRETWVSANDVPAAEEFWYVGQGAQGIGSATGYGEGGTRNSGVSAFTRATYDYDSKYLLTATFRADGSSKYQTKWGYFPSVGLGWVLSREKFMENQSLFDMLKIRGSWGLLGNDGIQPNAGYAIVNSGNNNSAIFGSIGSTYGARVPGYRVGRFFTQVRWEVVEEWDGGLDFALLNNRLHGTVDYYHRKTHDLAFSRPIPFMWDRVYGNWGSVANSGWEIGLDWKDQVGQLDYNLGVNVTTLKNRVTDLGGLANIMNGFPEWAAEFPSRVEEGQPLNYYYGYEVAGVYQTQAEIDADPIASRYNELNPGSAIQPGYLRYKDQNGNGELDEEDRINLGSYLPKLTYGFNIGLQYKKFDMNIALQGVAGNKIHNLNRAMRRKYPQMNADAAFIEGLWTGEGSSNTYPSAAGTVASWNLQASSFFVESGAYFRIQNIQLGYSFNLGESMPIRVFATADRPAIFTRYNGFTPEISGMGYDANVYPISATYSLGLRLSF, encoded by the coding sequence ATGAAAAACAAAGCAGTATTATTGACCATAGTTGCCTTGCTATGGAACCTATTCGAATGGGCCCAAGCCCAGACGAAGACGCTAACCGGCAACATCAGCAATGAGGTGGGCAAAGCCGTCATTGCCAGCATTACCGTGAAGAACCTGCCGCAGGTAGGTAGCAGTAGCGATGAGCGCGGCTTCTTTACGCTCGCTGTGCCCTCAACGGCGGATTCCCTCGTTGTTTCAGCTGTGGGTTACACCAAAAAGACGGTACCTATTATAGGTAATACCGTAAATGTTCAACTGTCCGCCGACGGCAATCTCAACCTCGATGAAGTCGTTATTATCGGCTATGGTTCGCAACGGAAGAACGATCTCACGGCTCCTGTAGCTACCGTCAATGTCGAGAACCTTGTCAAACGAACGGTGTCTACACCGATGGATGCGCTCCAAGGATCTGTTACCGGTGTTCAAGTTGTAAGTTCTGGTGCCCCCGGTGCTGGCGCAACCGTGCGTGTACGCGGTGTCGGCTCCTTCAATAATGAAAGTCCTCTTTATGTGGTGGATGGTATGTTTATGGATAACATCGACTTCTTAAACCCCAACGACATTGCCGATATGTCCGTTTTGAAGGACGCATCGGGTGCCGCTATTTACGGCGTTAGAGCGGCCAACGGCGTCATCATCGTGACCACAAAAAAAGGTAGCTTGAACATGAGAGCCCGCGTTACCTACAACGGATACACCGGATTTCAAACGCCGACCAATGTGCTTAAGATGGCTAATGGAACGCAATTCGCCGCTTATGCACGCGCAAAAGGCGAAGGCTACATCGTTGATAATTCCATCGAGAAATTTGGCGGACAGGGCGACGTTCCCTCCACCAACACGGACTGGTATGGCGAGCTGTTGCGTTCAAAAGCTCTGATAACCAACCATAATATCGATGTGCAAGGTGGTAGCGACAAGATCACCTACACCTTTGGTATCAACTACCTAGACCAAGACGGTATTATGGATGCCGAAAATTACCATAAGAAATACAACATTCGGATGCAAACCGAAGCCCGCGTAACGGATTGGTTAAAAATCGGCTTCACCGCGCACATGAATAACTTTAATGCGTTCTTGCCCAATAACACCGCTTTTAGACAAGCTTATTTTGCATCTCCACTCTACCCAAGCTACGACCCTTCACTGGAGTTGGCCGATCCGATAAAATTCGGAACAAGTGCTTCCTTGGGCATTCCGACAGGATTCTGGTTCAATAATCCATTGGCTACAGCACATTACAACCACAGCCAGAAAAAAGGTTTCCAAATTTTACCGAGTGCCTATGTCGAGGCCCAATTGTGGAAAGACAAGCTTACTTTTCGTTCTCAGTTGAGTCAACGGCATCAATCGACACACGGCATCAACTACACCCCGGTGTACTATATAGACAACGATCAACGTAGCGATCGCTCCTACTTACGATCGGCACAAACACGCAACAACGACTACATCTTGGACAACCTCCTTACCTACCGCGACGAAGCAGGCAAACACCACTGGACGGTGCTTTTGGGACAGTCAGTACGTGAGGAGCGCTGGCGCGAGACTTGGGTATCGGCTAATGATGTGCCTGCTGCCGAAGAGTTCTGGTATGTCGGCCAAGGCGCACAAGGTATAGGCTCGGCTACGGGCTACGGTGAAGGCGGTACTCGCAACTCCGGCGTATCGGCCTTTACGCGTGCTACCTATGATTACGATAGCAAATACTTGCTGACGGCCACCTTCCGTGCCGACGGCAGCTCGAAGTACCAAACCAAATGGGGCTACTTCCCTTCTGTAGGTTTGGGGTGGGTGCTTAGCCGTGAGAAATTTATGGAAAACCAGTCCCTGTTCGATATGTTGAAGATTCGCGGAAGCTGGGGCCTACTTGGAAATGACGGTATACAGCCCAACGCTGGCTATGCTATCGTCAATTCAGGCAACAACAACTCGGCCATCTTTGGAAGTATCGGCTCCACCTATGGTGCTCGTGTGCCGGGCTACCGCGTGGGGCGCTTCTTCACGCAGGTGCGTTGGGAAGTGGTCGAAGAATGGGATGGTGGACTAGACTTCGCCTTGTTGAACAATAGGTTGCACGGTACGGTAGACTATTACCATCGCAAGACACACGACCTAGCCTTCAGCCGTCCTATTCCTTTCATGTGGGATCGAGTATATGGAAATTGGGGCAGTGTCGCCAACAGCGGTTGGGAAATTGGCTTAGACTGGAAAGATCAAGTAGGGCAGTTGGACTATAATCTAGGCGTCAACGTGACAACTTTGAAAAATCGCGTCACCGACCTTGGGGGACTAGCCAATATAATGAACGGTTTCCCAGAATGGGCCGCAGAATTTCCATCTCGCGTGGAAGAAGGACAGCCGCTCAACTATTACTATGGCTACGAAGTGGCTGGCGTATACCAAACACAGGCCGAGATCGATGCTGATCCTATCGCCAGCCGTTACAACGAGCTGAACCCGGGGTCAGCTATCCAACCCGGCTATCTGCGTTATAAAGATCAAAATGGAAATGGAGAGCTGGATGAAGAAGACCGCATCAACCTCGGTAGCTACCTGCCCAAGCTAACCTATGGTTTCAACATTGGCCTCCAGTACAAAAAATTCGATATGAACATCGCCCTTCAAGGCGTTGCTGGTAACAAAATACATAACCTCAACCGAGCCATGCGCCGTAAATACCCACAGATGAATGCCGATGCAGCTTTTATCGAAGGACTATGGACAGGCGAAGGTAGTTCGAACACATATCCCTCGGCGGCAGGAACCGTTGCTTCATGGAACTTACAGGCGAGCTCCTTCTTCGTGGAAAGTGGCGCTTATTTCCGCATTCAAAATATACAGCTGGGCTATTCTTTTAACCTGGGTGAGTCGATGCCTATCCGCGTATTCGCAACGGCGGATAGACCTGCCATCTTCACCCGCTACAATGGGTTTACACCTGAAATATCCGGTATGGGATACGATGCAAACGTCTACCCTATTTCGGCGACCTATAGTTTGGGATTACGTTTAAGCTTTTAA